From Rana temporaria chromosome 7, aRanTem1.1, whole genome shotgun sequence, the proteins below share one genomic window:
- the LOC120944905 gene encoding olfactory receptor 1G1-like codes for MNGLFVSFLLIYLMTLITNLLIFFLVLTDYNLHNPMYFFLANLALLDMSYSSVTAPRMLFDLVTKSRSISIPACISQVYFYLSFADSEMFLLSAMSYDRYIAICHPLHYKLIMSWRVCARMASLVWVVGYSHPLVHTLFLLRLSFCRITSIHNFFCDLPHLYQITCTDPFINMVAIFLLGVSVGLGVFLLTFLPYVYIFRTILRIHSKTGKRKAFSTCTSHLTVVFIFYGSFIFLYLVPNSRDMVNLNKLFSVISALINPLLNPLIYSLRNKDLMEALLRSYYHLKLIRAS; via the coding sequence ATGAATGGACTTTTTGTGTCCTTCCTTCTCATCTATCTGATGACTCTTATCACAAaccttcttatttttttcttggtCCTCACTGACTACAATCTGCACAatccaatgtatttttttcttgccaaCTTGGCATTACTGGACATGTCCTATTCATCAGTGACGGCACCAAGGATGCTCTTTGATTTGGTCACAAAAAGCCGATCAATATCCATTCCTGCCTGTATATCCCAAGTCTATTTCTACCTCTCCTTTGCTGACTCAGAAATGTTCTTGCTCTCGGCTATGTCCTACGATCGCTACATTGCCATCTGCCACCCTCTACATTACAAACTAATTATGTCTTGGAGAGTCTGTGCTCGTATGGCCTCTCTGGTCTGGGTTGTAGGATATTCACACCCTTTGGTTCATACTTTATTTTTGTTAAGGTTGTCCTTCTGCAGAATAACTTCCATCCACAACTTCTTTTGTGACCTTCCACACTTATATCAAATCACATGTACTGACCCCTTCATAAACATGGTGGCCATATTCTTATTAGGTGTTAGTGTTGGATTGGGAGTCTTTCTTTTGACCTTTCTTCCCTATGTCTATATTTTCAGGACCATCCTCAGAATCCATAGCAAAACTGGAAAGAGGAAAGCATTCTCCACCTGCACATCACACCTCACCGTGGTCTTCATCTTTTATGGCTCCTTCATTTTTCTTTACTTGGTCCCCAATTCCAGAGATATGGTCAATTTAAACAAACTGTTTTCAGTCATATCTGCCCTCATTAACCCATTGCTGAATCCTCTGATCTACAGCCTGAGGAACAAAGATCTCATGGAGGCACTGCTGAGGTCTTATTATCACTTAAAGTTAATACGGGCATCATGA
- the LOC120946285 gene encoding olfactory receptor 2A12-like: MNGLFVFFLLIYLMTLITNLLIFFLVLTDYNLHNPMYFFLANLAFLDMSYPSVTAPRMLFDLVTKSRSIPIPACIAQVFFYVSFANSEIFLLSAMSYDRYIAICHPLHYKLIMSWSVCTHMASLVWVGGFSHSLVHTSFLLRLSFCRTSSIHNFFCDLPHLIQITCTDTFINMVVVFLLGGSVLLGVFLLTFLPYVYIFRTILRIRSKTGKRKAFSTCTSHLTVVFITYGSFIFIYMVPSSSDMVNLYKLFTVISSLINPLLNPLIYSLRNKDLMEALMKSYYHLKNH, encoded by the coding sequence ATGAATGGACTTTTTGTGTTCTTCCTTCTCATCTATCTGATGACTCTTATCACAAaccttcttatttttttcttggtCCTCACTGACTACAATCTGCACAacccaatgtatttttttcttgccaaCTTGGCATTTCTGGACATGTCCTATCCATCAGTGACGGCACCAAGGATGCTTTTTGATTTGGTCACAAAAAGCCGATCAATACCCATTCCTGCCTGTATAGCCCAAGTCTTTTTCTACGTCTCCTTTGCTAACTCAGAAATTTTCTTGCTCTCGGCTATGTCCTACGACCGCTACATTGCCATCTGCCACCCCCTACATTACAAACTAATTATGTCTTGGAGCGTCTGTACTCATATGGCCTCTCTGGTCTGGGTTGGAGGATTTTCTCACTCTTTGGTTCATACTTCATTTTTGCTCAGGTTGTCCTTCTGCAGAACATCTTCCATCCACAACTTCTTCTGTGACCTTCCACACTTGATTCAAATTACATGTACTGACACCTTCATAAACATGGTGGTCGTATTCTTATTAGGTGGTAGTGTTTTATTGGGAGTCTTTCTTCTGACCTTTCTTCCCTATGTCTATATTTTTAGGACCATCCTCAGAATCCGTAGCAAGACTGGAAAGAGGAAAGCATTCTCCACCTGCACATCACACCTCACCGTGGTCTTCATTACTTATGGctccttcatttttatttatatggttCCCTCCTCCAGTGATATGGTCAATTTATACAAACTGTTTACGGTCATATCTTCCCTCATTAACCCATTGCTGAATCCTCTGATCTACAGCCTGAGGAACAAGGACCTTATGGAGGCACTTATGAAGTCTTATTATCATTTGAAAAATCATTGA